A genomic stretch from Megachile rotundata isolate GNS110a chromosome 1, iyMegRotu1, whole genome shotgun sequence includes:
- the Rpt3 gene encoding 26S proteasome regulatory subunit Rpt3, giving the protein MDDMGIILPDKDVGEMDCKPVTGHYTGAGDELDVEDLYTKYKKLQRMLEFLEVQEEYIKDEQRNLKKEYLHAQEEVKRIQSVPLVIGQFLEAVDQNTGIIGSTTGSNYYVRILSTIDRELLKPSASVALHKHSNALVDVLPPEADSSISMLQADEKPDIQYSDIGGMDMQKQEIREAVELPLTHFELYKQIGIDPPRGVLMYGPPGCGKTMLAKAVARHTTAAFIRVVGSEFVQKYLGEGPRMVRDVFRLAKENSPAIIFVDEIDAIATKRFDAQTGADREVQRILLELLNQMDGFDQTTNVKVIMATNRADTLDPALLRPGRLDRKIEFPLPDRRQKRLIFSTITAKMNLSEEVDLEDYVARPDRISGADINAICQEAGMHAVRENRYIVLAKDFEKGYKNNIKKDESEHEFYK; this is encoded by the exons atggATGATATGGGCATTATTTTGCCTGATAAG GATGTTGGAGAAATGGATTGTAAACCTGTAACTGGACACTATACTGGTGCTGGAGATGAGTTGGACGTTGAAGACTTATATACTAAGTATaag AAATTACAGAGGATGTTAGAATTCCTTGAAGTTCAAGAAGAATATATCAAAGATGAGCAACGTAATTTAAAGAAGGAATATTTACATGCTCAGGAAGAAGTAAAGCGTATACAAAGTGTACCGCTAGTTATTGGTCAATTTTTAGAAGCTGTAGATCAGAATACTGGTATAATTGGTTCTACCACTGGTTCTAATTATTATGTACGAATTTTGTCTACAATTGACAGAGAGTTGTTAAAGCCTTCTGCCAGTGTAGCACTTCATAAGCATAGTAATGCTTTGGTAGATGTCCTACCACCAGAAGCAGATTCTAGTATCTCAATGTTGCAAGCAG ATGAGAAACCTGATATTCAATACAGTGACATTGGAGGTATGGATATGCAGAAACAAGAAATTAGGGAAGCAGTAGAACTACCTCTTACTCACtttgaattatataaacaaATTGGTATTGATCCCCCAAGGGGTGTATTAATGTATGGTCCACCAGGGTGTGGTAAAACTATGCTTGCAAAAGCTGTAGCCAGACACACTACag CTGCATTCATTCGCGTAGTAGGTTCtgaatttgtacaaaaatactTAGGTGAAGGACCAAGGATGGTCAGGGACGTCTTCCGTTTAGCCAAAGAGAATTCACCGGCTATAATTTTCGTCGATGAAATTGATGCTATAGCTACAAAACGATTTGATGCTCAAACAGGGGCAGATCGTGAGGTGCAACGTATTCTTTTAGAACTGCTTAATCAAATGGATGGTTTTGATCAGACTACCAATGTGAAAGTCATAATGGCTACAAATAG GGCGGATACATTAGATCCTGCGCTTTTACGTCCTGGTAGATTGgatcgaaaaattgaattccCCTTACCCGATCGTCGGCAAAAACGATTGATATTCTCAACAATCACTGCCAAAATGAATTTAAGCGAAGAAGTAGATCTCGAAGATTACGTTGCGCGACCGGATAGGATTTCTGGCGCAGATATTAACGCAATTTGTCAAGAAGCAGGAATGCACGCTGTTCGAGAAAATCGATACATAGTATTAGCGAAAGATTTCGAAAAAGGTTACAAGAACAATATTAAGAAGGACGAATCCGAACacgaattttataaataa
- the LOC100883003 gene encoding alpha- and gamma-adaptin-binding protein p34 isoform X1: protein MNLPRILIVSTEKGKANEIATNVGAERLSNQDHFEYYLWNIQNKYYKTQVLICVTENPSSDISVDGVEALIIHHDPQAENADQNLKQWSSLITSLAEAEVLLFSCNFITDVVIRDKVIKWCLQNKFELIEFNRPDVDASEADSEHNKYGIERIIEALHAHMWPNMILKGKPSSIDERNNDINEVEEQFENIELNQESTETLPMENMLDGIMGDENADFGELFSHLRAMKEHAASLPTNQRRIAAEQLVTAFWKAMGGDPSEMED, encoded by the exons ATGAATTTACCACGTATATTAATAGTAAGTACTGAAAAGGGGAAAGCAAATGAAATTGCTACAA ATGTGGGAGCTGAAAGGTTGTCTAACCAGgatcattttgaatattatttatggAACATACAAAACAAGTATTACAAAACACaagtattaatatgtgttactGAGAATCCTTCGTCAGACATCTCAGTTGATGGGGTAGAGGCTCTTATTATACATCATGATCCTCAAGCA GAAAATGCAgatcaaaatttaaaacagtGGTCATCATTAATTACTTCTTTAGCTGAAGCAgaagtattattattttcttgtaactTTATAACAGATGTTGTTATTAGAGACAAAG TGATAAAATGGTGTCTACAAAACAAGtttgaattaattgaattcaATAGACCCGATGTAGATGCTTCAGAGGCTGATTCAGAACATAATAAATATGGTATCGAAAGGATTATTGAAGCTTTACATGCTCATATGTGGCCTAATATGATACTCAAAG GGAAACCATCAAGCATAGATGAACGAAACAATGATATAAATGAAGTTGAAGAacagtttgaaaatattgaattgaaTCAGGAATCAACAGAAACATTACCAATGGAGAACATGCTAG ATGGTATTATGGGAGATGAAAATGCGGACTTTGGTGAATTGTTCAGTCACTTAAGAGCAATGAAGGAGCATGCAGCATCATTGCCAACTAATCAAAGACGAATAGCAGCTGAACAATTAGTCACTGCTTTCTGGAAAGCAATGGGTGGTGATCCATCAGAAATGGAAGATTAA
- the LOC100883003 gene encoding alpha- and gamma-adaptin-binding protein p34 isoform X2, translating into MNLPRILIVSTEKGKANEIATNVGAERLSNQDHFEYYLWNIQNKYYKTQVLICVTENPSSDISVDGVEALIIHHDPQAENADQNLKQWSSLITSLAEAEVLLFSCNFITDVVIRDKVIKWCLQNKFELIEFNRPDVDASEADSEHNKYGIERIIEALHAHMWPNMILKGKPSSIDERNNDINEVEEQFENIELNQESTETLPMENMLEMKLSRWYYGR; encoded by the exons ATGAATTTACCACGTATATTAATAGTAAGTACTGAAAAGGGGAAAGCAAATGAAATTGCTACAA ATGTGGGAGCTGAAAGGTTGTCTAACCAGgatcattttgaatattatttatggAACATACAAAACAAGTATTACAAAACACaagtattaatatgtgttactGAGAATCCTTCGTCAGACATCTCAGTTGATGGGGTAGAGGCTCTTATTATACATCATGATCCTCAAGCA GAAAATGCAgatcaaaatttaaaacagtGGTCATCATTAATTACTTCTTTAGCTGAAGCAgaagtattattattttcttgtaactTTATAACAGATGTTGTTATTAGAGACAAAG TGATAAAATGGTGTCTACAAAACAAGtttgaattaattgaattcaATAGACCCGATGTAGATGCTTCAGAGGCTGATTCAGAACATAATAAATATGGTATCGAAAGGATTATTGAAGCTTTACATGCTCATATGTGGCCTAATATGATACTCAAAG GGAAACCATCAAGCATAGATGAACGAAACAATGATATAAATGAAGTTGAAGAacagtttgaaaatattgaattgaaTCAGGAATCAACAGAAACATTACCAATGGAGAACATGCTAG AAATGAAGCTTTCCAGATGGTATTATGGGAGATGA